From Haloglomus litoreum, the proteins below share one genomic window:
- a CDS encoding GNAT family N-acetyltransferase, with translation MNLETISLSDWDDALPERGYEPFHTAAALEVVADHATGDLELLCGYKGDRPVALLPLVRRDERVGEAVLSPPPSLGIPRLGPLLMPASPKQRKRESLNRAFTEAVLDHVGADGRFTLFRTICPPGYGDPRPYEWAGLTVEPTFTYRLDVAGRSLDDIRSGFSRSLRREIRDAEDLDLTLSREGIDGAREVFEATAERYADQGRSFPMAWEYVRDLLTAMDEHARVYVLRDGDRFLTGITVLYSADRAYFWQGGARTVHEGVSVNSLVHWDVLRELVEDPPAGEPTAYDLMGANTERLCRYKSKFGATLEPYYVVESAGRSMEAAKRAHGLLSR, from the coding sequence ATGAACCTCGAGACGATCTCGCTGTCGGACTGGGACGACGCGCTCCCCGAGAGGGGGTACGAACCGTTCCACACGGCGGCCGCGCTGGAGGTGGTCGCCGACCACGCAACCGGCGACCTGGAACTGCTATGTGGCTACAAGGGTGACCGTCCGGTCGCACTCCTCCCGCTCGTCAGGCGAGACGAGCGCGTCGGGGAGGCGGTACTGTCACCACCGCCGTCGCTGGGTATCCCGCGGCTGGGGCCGCTGCTGATGCCTGCCAGTCCGAAACAGCGCAAGCGCGAGTCGCTGAACCGGGCCTTCACGGAGGCGGTGCTCGACCACGTGGGCGCCGACGGCCGGTTCACCCTCTTCCGGACCATCTGTCCGCCCGGCTACGGCGACCCCAGGCCCTACGAATGGGCCGGCCTCACCGTCGAGCCGACGTTCACCTATCGGCTGGACGTCGCCGGGCGCTCGCTGGACGACATCCGCTCGGGGTTCAGCCGGAGCCTCCGCCGCGAGATCCGCGACGCGGAGGACCTCGACCTGACCCTCTCCCGCGAGGGCATCGACGGCGCCCGCGAGGTGTTCGAGGCGACCGCCGAGCGCTACGCCGACCAGGGGCGCAGCTTCCCGATGGCGTGGGAGTACGTCCGGGACCTCCTGACCGCGATGGACGAGCACGCGCGGGTGTACGTCCTGCGCGACGGCGACCGGTTCCTGACCGGCATCACGGTGCTGTACTCCGCCGACCGGGCGTACTTCTGGCAGGGCGGCGCCCGGACCGTCCACGAGGGGGTGAGCGTCAACAGCCTGGTCCACTGGGACGTCCTCCGGGAGCTGGTCGAGGACCCGCCCGCCGGCGAACCGACGGCGTACGACCTGATGGGGGCGAACACGGAGCGGCTCTGCCGGTACAAGAGCAAGTTCGGCGCGACCCTGGAGCCGTACTACGTCGTGGAGTCGGCCGGCCGGTCGATGGAGGCGGCGAAGCGTGCCCACGGCCTCCTCTCGCGCTGA
- a CDS encoding glycosyltransferase, producing MRVCNLVTNERARFYDLQLDALGRHGVDHETVAIGGKRGADGRTPLAYGSFYLRALRASLGEFDLVHANYGLTGPPAVLQPRHPVVLSLWGTDLFGRYEPVSRFCARHSDAVIVMSPGMAEALDTPCEVIPHGVDLDVFRPADRTAARERVGWPTMGHQVLFPYPPDRPVKNYPRAQQVVAAARDRLDAPVELRTVQGVPHDRMPDYMNAADALLLTSDHEGSPNAVKEAMACNLPVVATDVGDVAERLDGVTPSSVSDRDQGLVDGLVAALEGGRSDGREAAREVSVERMGERLIDVYRRVLDGQ from the coding sequence ATGCGGGTCTGCAATCTGGTGACGAACGAGCGGGCGCGCTTCTACGACCTCCAGCTCGACGCGCTGGGCCGGCACGGTGTCGACCACGAGACCGTCGCCATCGGGGGCAAGCGGGGGGCCGACGGGCGGACGCCGCTCGCGTACGGGAGCTTCTACCTCCGCGCACTGCGGGCCTCGCTCGGCGAGTTCGACCTCGTCCACGCCAACTACGGGCTCACCGGCCCGCCGGCAGTCCTGCAGCCACGGCACCCCGTCGTGTTGTCGCTGTGGGGGACCGACCTGTTCGGGCGGTACGAGCCAGTCAGCCGGTTCTGCGCGCGTCACAGCGACGCCGTCATCGTCATGTCACCGGGGATGGCCGAGGCGCTGGACACGCCGTGCGAGGTGATCCCCCACGGCGTCGACCTGGACGTGTTCCGGCCGGCCGACCGGACGGCGGCCCGCGAGCGGGTCGGGTGGCCGACGATGGGCCACCAGGTCCTGTTCCCCTACCCGCCGGACCGGCCGGTGAAGAACTACCCCCGGGCCCAGCAGGTCGTCGCGGCCGCGCGCGACCGACTCGACGCCCCCGTCGAGCTCCGGACGGTCCAGGGGGTCCCACACGACCGGATGCCGGACTACATGAACGCCGCCGACGCGCTCCTGCTCACCTCCGACCACGAGGGGTCGCCCAACGCCGTGAAGGAGGCGATGGCCTGCAACCTGCCGGTCGTCGCGACGGACGTCGGCGACGTGGCCGAACGGCTCGACGGCGTCACCCCCTCGTCGGTCTCGGACCGCGACCAGGGGCTGGTCGACGGGCTGGTGGCCGCGCTCGAAGGCGGCCGGTCGGACGGCCGGGAGGCCGCTCGCGAGGTGAGTGTCGAGCGGATGGGCGAGCGGCTGATAGATGTCTACCGGCGGGTGCTCGATGGGCAGTAA
- the wecB gene encoding non-hydrolyzing UDP-N-acetylglucosamine 2-epimerase, producing MRVLTVVGTRPQFVKAFPVSRAVRERHEEVLVKTGQHYDPELSAVFFDELGIPAPDHDLAVGSGSHGAQTAHMLRCLETLIERESPDVVLTYGDTNSTVATALAAAKLDPPLAHVEAGLRSFNREMPEEINRVVTDHVSDLLFAPSATAVDNLAAEGITDGVHEVGDVTHDALLWARDAAADRSTVLADLGLEPDGYVLATVHRAGNTDDPERLGGIVEGLATASLPVVLPAHPRTTAALADAGLEARARDALHLTEPAGYLDFVRLLDGARAVATDSGGVQKEAFFLRTPCVTLRDETEWVETVDAGWNTLVGADATAIERALERAVTGAGVPAQRPTPYGDGTAAPRIREVLEGVV from the coding sequence ATGCGGGTCCTCACCGTCGTCGGCACGCGGCCGCAGTTCGTGAAGGCGTTCCCGGTCTCGCGGGCCGTCCGGGAGCGCCACGAGGAGGTACTGGTGAAGACGGGCCAGCACTACGACCCGGAGCTGTCGGCCGTCTTCTTCGACGAACTGGGCATCCCGGCACCGGACCACGACCTCGCGGTGGGGTCCGGGAGTCATGGGGCCCAGACGGCCCATATGCTCCGGTGTCTGGAGACGCTCATCGAGCGCGAATCGCCCGACGTCGTCCTCACGTACGGCGACACGAACTCGACGGTGGCGACGGCGCTGGCGGCGGCGAAGCTCGACCCGCCGCTGGCCCACGTCGAGGCCGGGCTCCGGAGCTTCAACCGCGAGATGCCCGAGGAGATCAACCGCGTGGTGACCGACCACGTCTCGGACCTGCTGTTCGCCCCCAGCGCGACCGCCGTCGACAACCTCGCCGCCGAGGGCATCACCGACGGCGTCCACGAGGTCGGCGACGTGACCCACGACGCGTTGCTGTGGGCCCGTGACGCGGCCGCCGACCGCTCGACCGTGCTCGCGGACCTGGGGCTGGAGCCGGACGGCTACGTGCTGGCCACCGTCCACCGTGCCGGGAACACCGACGACCCCGAGCGGCTCGGGGGAATCGTCGAGGGGCTGGCGACCGCCTCGTTGCCGGTCGTGTTGCCAGCCCACCCGCGGACGACGGCTGCGCTGGCCGACGCCGGGCTGGAGGCCCGCGCCCGTGACGCCCTCCACCTGACCGAGCCCGCCGGCTATCTCGACTTCGTCCGGCTGCTCGACGGTGCCCGGGCCGTCGCGACCGATTCGGGCGGCGTGCAGAAGGAGGCGTTCTTCCTCCGGACGCCATGCGTGACCCTCCGCGACGAGACGGAGTGGGTCGAGACCGTCGATGCCGGCTGGAACACGCTGGTCGGCGCCGACGCCACGGCCATCGAGCGGGCGCTGGAGCGGGCGGTGACCGGCGCGGGCGTCCCGGCACAGCGGCCGACGCCGTACGGTGACGGGACCGCGGCCCCCCGGATCAGGGAGGTGCTGGAAGGTGTCGTCTGA
- a CDS encoding alkaline phosphatase family protein, with translation MNEEHAETAVSERTRAFVLGLDGVPWNLLERWASAGELPNFGRLLTEGAAGPLESTTPATTALAWPSLATGVRPDRHGSYGFRRLQPDYTHRMTTSDDITATPLWERLSPAVVANVPMTYPAQPIDGELVSGMMTPRLDERATHPSSLAETVRETVPDYRIGLDWNEYADRPDDLVSDLEAAVGARRELMRLLMEREDWRLFFFVYTAPDRLQHLVWDEDRILEHYRLLDEILGEVLAYVERHDATLFVVSDHGFGPVETIVNVNTALERAGYLTATEPSGARGALARLGIGKASVRDTLERLGLDESAVLRRLPTTLVERVASTVPGDHVLFDVDYGETLAFCYGAGLVYVNDTERFAEGTVPPEDRTRIRDEVAAVLRSLRDPATGDPVVQVHEGSALFPTDERAPDLVVRGAGDYHIGTSLTETVYTAPESLNATHRSEGIALVWGPSIQPGTRLADATVYDLAPTLLHTVGEPVPADTDGRVWTEAFEPGSDPVSRAVELGPPADASEEPGSRDDPDADGPEPTDDEEAAAVEDRLRGLGYLD, from the coding sequence ATGAACGAGGAACACGCGGAGACGGCGGTGTCGGAGCGCACCAGGGCGTTCGTACTCGGACTCGACGGTGTCCCGTGGAACCTGCTGGAGCGATGGGCCAGCGCGGGCGAGCTTCCGAACTTCGGGCGGCTGCTGACCGAGGGAGCCGCGGGTCCGCTGGAGAGCACCACGCCGGCGACGACCGCGCTCGCGTGGCCGTCGCTCGCGACGGGCGTGCGGCCGGACAGGCACGGCTCGTACGGCTTCCGGCGGCTCCAGCCGGACTACACCCACCGGATGACCACCTCGGACGACATCACCGCCACGCCGCTCTGGGAGCGGCTCTCCCCGGCTGTCGTCGCCAACGTCCCGATGACCTACCCCGCACAGCCAATCGACGGCGAACTCGTCAGCGGGATGATGACCCCGCGGCTCGACGAGCGGGCCACGCACCCCTCCAGCCTCGCCGAGACCGTCCGGGAGACGGTCCCGGACTACCGCATCGGTCTCGACTGGAACGAGTACGCCGACCGGCCGGACGACCTCGTGAGCGACCTCGAGGCCGCCGTCGGGGCGCGGCGGGAGCTGATGCGGCTCCTGATGGAGCGCGAGGACTGGCGGCTGTTCTTCTTCGTCTACACGGCGCCCGACCGGCTCCAGCACCTCGTCTGGGACGAGGACCGTATCCTCGAGCACTACCGGCTGCTGGACGAGATCCTGGGCGAGGTGCTGGCGTACGTCGAGCGCCACGACGCGACGCTGTTCGTGGTCTCGGACCACGGGTTCGGCCCGGTCGAGACCATCGTCAACGTCAACACCGCGCTGGAGCGAGCCGGCTACCTCACAGCAACCGAGCCATCCGGGGCCCGCGGAGCGCTCGCCCGGCTCGGTATCGGGAAGGCGTCCGTCCGTGACACCCTCGAGCGCCTCGGGCTGGACGAGTCGGCCGTCCTGCGACGGCTCCCGACGACCCTGGTCGAGCGGGTCGCGTCGACGGTCCCTGGCGACCACGTCCTGTTCGACGTCGACTACGGGGAGACACTGGCGTTCTGCTACGGCGCGGGACTGGTCTACGTCAACGACACGGAGCGGTTCGCGGAGGGCACCGTCCCCCCCGAGGACCGGACCCGGATCCGCGACGAGGTCGCCGCGGTACTCCGCTCGCTCCGTGACCCGGCGACCGGCGACCCGGTCGTCCAGGTCCACGAGGGGTCGGCGCTGTTCCCGACCGACGAGCGGGCACCGGACCTCGTGGTCCGGGGTGCCGGCGACTACCACATCGGCACCTCGCTCACCGAGACCGTCTACACGGCCCCCGAGTCGCTGAACGCGACACACCGGAGCGAGGGCATCGCCCTCGTCTGGGGGCCGAGCATCCAGCCGGGGACGCGCCTCGCGGACGCGACGGTGTACGACCTCGCCCCGACGCTGCTGCACACGGTCGGCGAGCCGGTCCCCGCCGACACGGACGGGCGAGTGTGGACGGAGGCGTTCGAGCCGGGGTCGGACCCGGTGAGTCGTGCGGTCGAGCTGGGGCCCCCCGCCGACGCGAGCGAGGAGCCGGGGTCCCGTGACGACCCGGATGCCGACGGGCCGGAACCGACGGACGACGAGGAGGCGGCGGCCGTCGAGGACCGCCTCCGGGGCCTGGGGTATCTAGACTGA
- a CDS encoding polysaccharide deacetylase family protein — MSSEPGTALGDGELAAALDGHEFAVCLTHDVDRVHKTFQTVYYAVRDRDPGHLRALLPGVEPYWQFETVMELERDLGVRSAFYFLDEQPLRERPVHEWVDPERWKLHTARYDVEAPRIADTITALDRGGWEVGLHGSYDSYRDRSLLAEQKATIERVLGHPVTGGRQHYLNLEVPETWRRQADVGLSYDASLGSSTRYGFQHGYGPFRPFEDRFVVFPLTLMEVALPDPAPGARDAGTGSGRGRSAAGASGARRRNEGVTATDGGASPAVSAAAREVCDDLLDEARRNGAVMTVLWHPRYFAAEFPGYRECYRYVVERALEMDAWVGPPGELYARLPHG, encoded by the coding sequence GTGTCGTCTGAGCCGGGGACGGCCCTCGGGGACGGGGAGCTGGCGGCGGCGCTCGACGGCCACGAGTTCGCCGTCTGTCTCACCCACGACGTCGACCGGGTCCACAAGACGTTCCAGACGGTCTACTACGCGGTCCGCGACCGCGACCCGGGCCACCTCCGCGCGCTCCTGCCGGGCGTGGAGCCGTACTGGCAGTTCGAGACGGTGATGGAACTGGAGCGCGACCTCGGGGTGCGGTCGGCGTTCTACTTCCTCGACGAGCAGCCCCTCCGGGAGCGTCCCGTGCACGAGTGGGTCGACCCGGAGCGCTGGAAGCTCCACACCGCCCGCTACGACGTCGAGGCGCCGCGCATCGCCGATACCATCACCGCGCTCGACCGTGGCGGCTGGGAGGTGGGCCTCCACGGCTCCTACGACTCCTACCGTGACCGGTCGCTGCTGGCCGAGCAGAAGGCGACCATCGAGCGCGTCCTCGGCCACCCGGTGACGGGCGGCCGGCAGCACTATCTCAACCTGGAGGTGCCCGAGACCTGGCGCCGGCAGGCCGACGTGGGGCTCTCCTACGACGCCAGCCTCGGCTCCAGCACCCGCTACGGGTTCCAGCACGGCTACGGGCCGTTCCGGCCGTTCGAGGACCGCTTCGTGGTCTTCCCGCTGACGCTGATGGAGGTCGCGCTCCCCGACCCCGCGCCGGGAGCGCGCGATGCGGGGACGGGCTCCGGAAGGGGGCGGTCCGCGGCGGGCGCATCCGGCGCCCGGCGTAGGAACGAGGGCGTCACGGCGACGGACGGGGGGGCGTCCCCCGCCGTGAGCGCCGCCGCGCGCGAGGTCTGCGACGACCTGCTCGACGAGGCCCGGCGGAACGGTGCCGTCATGACCGTCCTGTGGCACCCTCGCTACTTCGCCGCGGAGTTCCCCGGCTACCGCGAGTGCTACCGGTACGTCGTCGAGCGGGCGCTCGAGATGGACGCCTGGGTCGGCCCGCCGGGCGAGCTGTACGCGCGCCTCCCGCACGGCTGA
- a CDS encoding DUF354 domain-containing protein yields MDTTRGAGAGGTTMRVMVAVQHPAHVHFYRHAIDELRSAGHTVRVVARAKDVATELLASHGIDHEELARAGRTLPGLALGQLQYEARLLARARSFRPDVLTAIGGLSVAHVGWLLDVPSVVFIDNEGVASTRATTPFADVVCTPRGIRDDYGDGHRRYDGYHELAYLHPDRFQPDPDRLRAFGVDPDERYFVCRFVGWGAHHDVGESGLSREGTTALVESLDERGEVYITTEGPLPDRFERHRLPVPADLVHDLLAGADLYAGDSQTMATEAAVLGTPAVRSNSFAAGTDMSNFVNLETRYGLLYSRGDERAALRLVERLADDPDTDERWAERRERLLADTVDVTSYVVATLCEVGGAAPPAGMEQATDGRAADGLAVDEQSDEGRPSGATGGDDAPERPAGRADAAGGDD; encoded by the coding sequence GTGGACACCACGAGGGGCGCCGGCGCCGGAGGGACCACGATGCGGGTGATGGTCGCGGTGCAGCATCCGGCACACGTCCACTTCTACCGACACGCCATCGACGAGCTGCGGAGCGCGGGCCACACCGTCCGAGTCGTCGCGCGCGCGAAGGACGTGGCCACCGAGCTGCTGGCGTCCCACGGGATCGACCACGAGGAACTGGCCCGGGCGGGGCGGACCCTGCCGGGGCTGGCGCTCGGGCAGCTGCAGTACGAGGCCCGCCTGCTCGCCCGGGCCCGCTCGTTCCGGCCGGACGTGCTGACCGCCATCGGCGGGCTGTCGGTCGCGCACGTGGGGTGGCTGCTCGACGTGCCGAGCGTCGTCTTCATCGACAACGAGGGGGTCGCCTCCACGCGCGCGACGACACCCTTCGCCGACGTGGTCTGTACGCCGCGTGGCATCCGGGACGACTACGGCGACGGCCACCGACGCTACGACGGCTACCACGAACTGGCCTACCTCCACCCCGACCGGTTCCAGCCCGACCCGGACCGCCTCCGCGCGTTCGGCGTGGACCCGGACGAGCGCTACTTCGTCTGCCGGTTCGTCGGCTGGGGCGCCCACCACGACGTGGGCGAGTCCGGCCTCTCCCGCGAGGGCACGACGGCGCTCGTCGAGAGCCTCGACGAACGGGGCGAGGTGTACATCACGACCGAGGGCCCGCTCCCGGACCGGTTCGAGCGCCACCGGCTCCCGGTTCCGGCGGACCTGGTCCACGACCTGCTGGCGGGCGCCGATCTGTACGCCGGTGACTCCCAGACGATGGCGACCGAGGCGGCCGTCCTCGGGACGCCGGCGGTCCGGTCGAACTCCTTCGCCGCCGGGACGGACATGTCGAACTTCGTCAACCTGGAGACGCGGTACGGGCTGCTGTACTCGCGGGGCGACGAGCGGGCCGCGCTCCGGCTGGTCGAGCGCCTGGCCGACGACCCCGACACCGACGAGCGCTGGGCCGAGCGGCGCGAGCGACTGCTGGCCGACACCGTCGACGTGACCTCGTACGTCGTCGCGACGCTGTGCGAGGTCGGCGGCGCGGCCCCGCCGGCCGGGATGGAACAGGCGACGGACGGGCGGGCCGCTGACGGACTGGCCGTGGACGAGCAGTCCGACGAGGGACGGCCATCGGGGGCGACCGGTGGGGACGACGCGCCGGAACGACCGGCCGGGCGCGCCGATGCCGCCGGAGGTGATGACTGA
- a CDS encoding TrmB family transcriptional regulator, whose translation MPPDSTEDPRSEAIDQLEHLGLSTYAARTFVALVELEFGTAQDVSEVADVPRTRVYDAVDELHGRGLVDVQQSSPKEFYAISADTAGRKFDREFRERTTTLTTALDQLEPRDRTEEVRGVWTVDGNQSVTDRVVDFLGDAEEEIVYMTVEELLTDEIVAALRDASDRDVTIRLAGLSPTVQERIRDSVPEAEPFESLWLWSDTPAGRLMMVDGRKTLVSVRTNGDDEPPDAPRSETAIWGAGDANGLVVVLRTIFTWRLADSPGS comes from the coding sequence ATGCCACCCGATTCGACGGAAGACCCGCGTTCGGAAGCCATCGACCAGCTCGAACACCTCGGGCTGAGTACCTACGCCGCGCGGACGTTCGTGGCGCTCGTCGAGCTCGAGTTCGGCACGGCCCAGGACGTGAGCGAGGTCGCGGACGTCCCCCGGACCCGTGTCTACGACGCCGTCGACGAACTCCACGGCCGAGGACTGGTCGACGTCCAGCAGTCCTCGCCGAAGGAGTTCTACGCCATCTCGGCCGACACCGCCGGCCGGAAGTTCGACCGCGAGTTCCGGGAGCGGACGACCACTCTGACGACGGCGCTGGACCAGCTGGAGCCGCGCGACCGGACCGAGGAGGTCCGCGGCGTCTGGACGGTCGACGGGAACCAGTCGGTCACCGACCGGGTCGTCGACTTCCTCGGGGACGCCGAGGAGGAGATCGTCTACATGACCGTCGAGGAGCTCCTCACCGACGAGATCGTCGCGGCGTTACGCGACGCGTCCGACAGGGACGTCACCATCCGGCTCGCGGGGCTCTCGCCGACGGTCCAGGAGCGCATCCGGGATAGCGTCCCCGAGGCCGAACCGTTCGAGTCGCTGTGGCTCTGGTCGGACACGCCGGCGGGTCGGCTCATGATGGTCGACGGTCGGAAGACGCTCGTGAGCGTCCGCACGAACGGCGACGACGAGCCCCCGGACGCACCCCGGTCCGAGACCGCCATCTGGGGCGCGGGTGACGCGAACGGGCTGGTCGTGGTGCTACGGACCATCTTCACCTGGCGGCTGGCCGACTCGCCCGGTTCCTGA